The Sorangiineae bacterium MSr11367 genome window below encodes:
- a CDS encoding C39 family peptidase: MRNALAGWLFSSCVFAGAVVGCSGEGEQPTAVETALSQGQSQPASQLAAAPAYVVLDVPYVEQKPELPRGCEVTSLAMLLNYLDVDANKMTLASEIEKVPYWVSNGVHGNPYDGFVGDMYDSSKDGFGAYHGPVKRLADTYLPNRIRDLTGNTFDSLLTDYVGKGRPVWVITNARFVKLADSQFETWHTTSGDIRITWHEHSVVITGFDTNYVYINDPLGGKSKRLGRQGFREAWEQMGKQAISYDSSNDCFVRSDGRLHCNNVGGSSMYASTTSSSSVVDHLRTTYSWFDCWGTGERHAGGNTTWYHTQGDDNAKWGWIPAVNLNTTSAFDADPSAQGLQRCQP, from the coding sequence ATGCGCAACGCTCTAGCAGGGTGGCTTTTTTCTTCGTGCGTGTTCGCGGGCGCCGTCGTCGGCTGCAGTGGCGAGGGCGAGCAACCGACGGCCGTCGAAACGGCCTTGTCGCAGGGGCAAAGCCAGCCAGCCAGCCAGCTGGCGGCCGCTCCGGCGTACGTCGTGCTCGACGTGCCCTACGTCGAGCAGAAACCGGAATTGCCTCGGGGATGTGAAGTCACGTCGCTCGCCATGCTGTTGAACTACCTGGACGTCGACGCCAACAAGATGACGCTGGCGTCCGAGATCGAGAAAGTTCCCTACTGGGTATCGAACGGCGTTCACGGCAATCCTTACGACGGATTCGTCGGGGATATGTACGACAGCAGCAAGGACGGATTCGGCGCGTACCACGGGCCGGTCAAGCGTCTCGCCGACACGTATCTACCGAATCGGATTCGCGACCTTACGGGAAATACCTTCGATTCGCTCCTCACCGATTACGTCGGAAAAGGGCGCCCCGTGTGGGTCATTACCAACGCAAGGTTCGTGAAGCTCGCGGACTCGCAATTCGAGACGTGGCACACGACATCGGGAGACATTCGAATCACCTGGCACGAGCACTCCGTGGTCATCACGGGGTTCGATACCAACTACGTCTACATCAACGATCCGCTCGGCGGCAAAAGCAAGCGTCTGGGCAGGCAGGGATTTCGCGAGGCGTGGGAGCAAATGGGCAAGCAGGCCATCTCGTACGACTCGTCCAATGACTGCTTCGTCCGGAGCGACGGCCGGTTGCATTGCAACAACGTGGGTGGCTCCTCGATGTACGCATCGACGACCAGTTCGAGCAGCGTCGTCGATCACCTTCGCACCACCTACAGCTGGTTCGACTGCTGGGGAACGGGCGAACGGCACGCCGGCGGCAACACGACCTGGTACCACACGCAGGGCGACGACAACGCCAAATGGGGCTGGATTCCGGCCGTCAATCTGAATACCACCTCCGCCTTCGACGCCGATCCGAGCGCGCAAGGCCTTCAACGGTGCCAGCCGTAA
- a CDS encoding matrixin family metalloprotease: MAKKVLIHALGAACTTLVVGCSSGAETMNDEAPSSGTAASLAAGPIDPGAKARSPETNLNAYPKLPRTAKRSAEASAVAHSDASAAVDVVKVETLADGSTSFTIFDPAPGVAPEALAESLRQSSGKDSVRVLRHESAPAATLAPNDCQYGQAHSITCPISYWTNNGWGHPQVGFNDHSGSGWPTDNAVYKWNQVQGLDSLYKWNACPSGGGTHCVNVYSGNYGDTGWVGLTHFVSGPGAFADGGTKVELNDYYAPNTFTRNCVVTHELGHALGLGHNDWSGDVMYYVANRREDIGGENRALLESIHSVYR; the protein is encoded by the coding sequence ATGGCAAAGAAAGTGCTTATTCACGCGCTCGGGGCAGCGTGTACGACGTTGGTGGTCGGCTGCAGCTCCGGGGCCGAAACGATGAATGACGAGGCGCCTTCTTCGGGGACTGCGGCAAGCTTGGCAGCTGGCCCCATCGACCCTGGCGCAAAGGCGAGGAGTCCGGAAACGAATTTGAACGCGTATCCAAAGCTGCCCCGCACGGCGAAACGAAGTGCGGAGGCGAGCGCGGTGGCGCATTCCGATGCTTCGGCCGCGGTCGACGTGGTGAAGGTCGAGACCTTGGCCGATGGCTCCACGAGCTTCACTATTTTCGATCCCGCGCCCGGGGTTGCCCCCGAGGCGCTGGCCGAGTCGCTGCGCCAGAGCAGCGGCAAGGACAGCGTGCGCGTCCTCCGGCACGAGTCGGCTCCCGCGGCGACGTTGGCGCCCAATGATTGCCAGTACGGGCAGGCCCACTCGATCACGTGTCCAATCTCCTATTGGACCAACAATGGCTGGGGGCATCCCCAGGTGGGATTCAACGATCATTCGGGCTCCGGCTGGCCGACGGACAACGCCGTTTACAAGTGGAACCAGGTGCAGGGGCTCGACAGTCTGTACAAGTGGAATGCCTGCCCATCGGGGGGCGGGACCCATTGCGTCAACGTCTACTCGGGCAACTACGGCGACACGGGTTGGGTCGGACTAACCCACTTCGTCTCCGGCCCGGGGGCATTCGCCGATGGGGGCACCAAGGTCGAACTCAACGACTACTACGCTCCCAACACCTTCACGCGAAACTGTGTGGTCACCCACGAACTGGGGCACGCGCTCGGCCTTGGCCACAATGACTGGAGCGGCGACGTCATGTACTACGTCGCCAACCGAAGAGAGGATATCGGCGGCGAGAACCGCGCACTCCTCGAATCGATCCACTCCGTCTATCGCTGA